The Geoalkalibacter subterraneus genome contains the following window.
TAAAGCGTCGGGCCGTTTCGCCCATCATTCGATCCCTCATTTATTTTCTCATTTTCATTTTCAACCCTCTCCCGTTGGTGGTAACCGGGGTTGGAGTGTTTGATTTGTGGATCGATTTTCGGAAGCCTAAAATAAAAAAAACGTCGTGATACATGGAGGACCCCATGGAAGTCATACTCAGAGAAGCCGTTGACGGCCTCGGCAATATCGGTGACATTGTCAAGGTAAAGCCGGGCTATGCCCGTAATTTTCTTGTGCCCCGCGGCTTTGCCATTCAAGCGGACAAGCGCAATGTGCGTGAACTCGAACACCAGAAGCGCATGCTTGAGCGCAAACTGCAGAAGCTGTCCAAGGACGCTGAAGCCCTCAAGCAGCGTATCGAAGCTGTTGAGTGCGCATTTGAACAGCGTGCCGGGGAGGAAGGTAAGCTTTTCGGTTCTGTGACCAGTCTCGATCTTGAGAAGAAACTTCAGGATGCCGGCATTGAAATCGATCGCAAGAAGATCAAGCTGCCTGAACCGATCAAGAGTCTTGGCGAATTCAAGGTTCCGGTGCGCCTCAACGCAGGGGTGGTCGCTGAAATTAAAGTGACCGTCTCGGCACAGGAAGAAACCGAGTAATTCCCATTCCTGTTACACTTCGAGGGGCGGCTGTCTAACGGTCGCCCCTTTTGTCTTTTAATCAGGTTTCACTATGGAAGAAGCGCGTTCGCATCGTCTCCCCCCCCAGAGCCTCGAGGCGGAAATGTCCGTTCTCGGCGGCATTCTCATTGATGAGCAGGCGCTGGATAAAACGCTTGAGTTGCTTCGGCCTGAGGATTTCTACCGTGAAAGCCACCGGCTGATCTTTGAAAGCCTTATCGCGCTTGGGGAAAAA
Protein-coding sequences here:
- the rplI gene encoding 50S ribosomal protein L9, with translation MEVILREAVDGLGNIGDIVKVKPGYARNFLVPRGFAIQADKRNVRELEHQKRMLERKLQKLSKDAEALKQRIEAVECAFEQRAGEEGKLFGSVTSLDLEKKLQDAGIEIDRKKIKLPEPIKSLGEFKVPVRLNAGVVAEIKVTVSAQEETE